A genomic window from Vigna radiata var. radiata cultivar VC1973A chromosome 2, Vradiata_ver6, whole genome shotgun sequence includes:
- the LOC106779811 gene encoding fatty acyl-CoA reductase 3-like produces MAIGKXMTKLYNSSMEFGSVDNFLEGKTILVTGATGFLAKLLVEKILRVQPNIKELYLLLRAGNSEEATQRLQDEVLSKDLFRVLRGIWGADFVSFVSEKVLAVGCDVSVENLGIKDTKLREKLLEETDIIINSAATTKFYERLDVAMGINTMGALNVLNFAKNCSKLQMLLHVSTDMQIPADMVINSMIVALEACSKSSSKTLIYHIGSSLRNPFRISDLEDLAHQYFTKHPLTDMYGKPVAVPKKITWMSSVSSFDRYINIRYMLALKGLNVMNKMCCYSHEAFHNESKQKVKKMMGIMRLYKPYVLFDGIFDDKNAENLRMTKMKGKDDDDVGRFNFDPTTIDWTPYMLNTHIPGLVKYGVK; encoded by the exons ATGGCAATTGGCAAANCCATGACAAAGCTATACAACTCTTCAATGGAGTTTGGAAGTGTTGACAACTTTCTAGAGGGCAAAACCATTTTAGTTACGGGTGCAACGGGATTCCTAGCAAAAC TTTTGGTGGAGAAGATATTAAGGGTTCAGCCAAACATAAAAGAGTTATACCTTCTTCTGAGAGCAGGAAATTCAGAAGAAGCTACACAACGGCTGCAGGATGAG GTTCTGTCGAAGGATTTGTTCAGGGTGCTACGAGGAATATGGGGTGCAGATTTTGTCTCCTTCGTATCCGAGAAGGTGTTGGCTGTTGGTTGCGATGTTTCTGTTGAGAACTTGGGAATTAAAGACACAAAGCTGAGGGAAAAGTTGTTGGAAGAGACAGACATCATAATAAATTCTGCTGCTACTACCAAGTTTTATGAGAG ATTGGATGTTGCAATGGGGATTAATACGATGGGTGCTCTTAATGTTCTGAACTTTGCCAAGAACTGTAGTAAATTACAAATGCTTCTTCATGTATCGACAG ATATGCAGATACCTGCAGACATGGTGATAAACTCCATGATAGTAGCACTGGAGGCTTGTTCAAAGAGTTCTTCAAAGACATTGATTTATCATATTGGTTCTTCACTGAGAAATCCATTCAGAATTTCTGATCTTGAGGACTTGGCCCATCAATACTTTACAAAACATCCTTTGACAGACATGTATGGAAAACCAGTGGCTGTTCCCAAGAAAATTACGTGGATGTCTAGTGTGAGTTCATTTGACAGATACATCAACATTCGGTACATGCTAGCTCTCAAG GGATTGAACGTGATGAACAAAATGTGCTGCTACAGTCACGAGGCATTTCACAATGAAAGTAAACAGAAAGTGAAAAAGATGATGGGAATAATGAGACTTTATAAACCTTATGTCCTCTTTGATGGAAT CTTCGATGACAAGAACGCAGAAAATTTAAGGATGACAAAAATGAAGGGAAAAGATGACGATGATGTTGGAAGATTTAACTTTGATCCCACAACCATTGATTGGACTCCTTATATGTTAAACACTCACATTCCTGGACTTGTGAAGTATGGTGTCAAGTAA
- the LOC106755801 gene encoding fatty acyl-CoA reductase 1, which translates to MPQFFKGKTILITGTTGFLAKVFLEKILRTQPEVKTLYLLVRAENMDLAAKRFQNEVILTDLFRVLRDQLGEDFDSFISSKIVVIPGDVSLNNFGLKDEKLMSKMLEEINVVVNFAASTKFDERFDISMGVNTMGALHVLNFAKNCRQIKAFVHTSTAYVCGEIKDRKTIVQEKPFEMGQTLKETSKLDITAEMYLLKKKIDELRSENATENTIRYVMKDYGIERAKLYGWPNTYTFTKAMGEMQVVHHKDNVPLIIIRPTMVTSTLKDPFPGWIEGLRTLDSIICSYGQGKITSFLGHPKTILDTIPADMVVNCMMTAIVACSNQAQENFIYHVSSSLRNPFRIADVRDFSYRYFTKFSIRNKIGKPITVSKPTLISSRVAFDILMTVRYCLPLKVLNLVNEVFCQCSRDVYEDSYKRIKRVTRLVELYKPYLFFKGVFDDSNTQNLRRATSYNMEVDGLDFDPNSIDWEDYMMNTHIPGLVNYALK; encoded by the exons ATGCCTCAGTTCTTCAAGGGAAAGACCATTTTAATCACAGGCACAACGGGCTTCCTAGCAAAAG TTTTCTTGGAAAAGATTTTAAGAACACAGCCAGAAGTTAAAACGCTATATCTTCTTGTACGAGCAGAAAACATGGATTTGGCTGCAAAACGCTTTCAAAATGAG GTGATTCTGACAGATTTATTTAGAGTGTTACGGGACCAATTGGGTGAAGATTTTGATTCTTTCATTTCGAGCAAGATTGTGGTCATACCAGGAGATGTTTCTCTCAATAACTTTGGTCTGAAAGATGAAAAGCTTATGAGTAAGATGTTGGAAGAGATCAACGTTGTTGTGAATTTTGCAGCATCTACTAAATTTGACGAAAG ATTTGACATCTCAATGGGTGTAAATACAATGGGTGCCTTACATGTCTTAAACTTCGCAAAGAATTGTCGTCAGATAAAGGCTTTTGTGCATACATCAACTG CATATGTGTGTGGAGAGATTAAGGATAGAAAAACAATTGTGCAAGAGAAACCCTTTGAGATGGGTCAGACCCTGAAAGAGACCTCGAAATTAGACATCACTGCAGAAATGTAtttgttgaagaagaaaatcGATGAACTCCGATCAGAGAATGCTACTGAAAACACAATCAGATATGTAATGAAAGATTACGGAATTGAAAG AGCAAAGTTGTATGGTTGGCCAAACACATACACATTCACAAAAGCAATGGGAGAGATGCAAGTGGTTCATCACAAAGATAATGTTCCACTAATCATTATACGTCCCACCATGGTTACCAGTACCCTTAAGGATCCATTTCCTGGTTGGATTGAAGGCTTAAG AACTCTGGACAGCATAATATGTAGCTATGGTCAAGGGAAAATAACAAGCTTTCTTGGTCATCCCAAGACAATCTTGGATACC ATACCTGCGGACATGGTTGTAAATTGTATGATGACAGCAATTGTTGCTTGTTCAAATCAAGCTCAAGAGAATTTCATCTACCACGTTTCTTCATCGTTAAGAAATCCATTCAGAATTGCCGATGTTCGTGATTTCAGCTATCGTTATTTCACTAAATTCTCGATCAGAAACAAAATTGGAAAGCCAATAACAGTTTCCAAGCCAACTTTGATATCAAGTAGGGTTGCTTTCGACATTCTCATGACAGTCCGATATTGTTTGCCACTAAAG GTGTTAAATTTGGTGAACGAAGTGTTTTGTCAATGCTCTCGAGATGTTTACGAGGATAGCTACAAAAGAATCAAAAGGGTGACACGACTAGTTGAACTGTACAAACCATACCTATTTTTTAAGGGCGT CTTCGATGATTCAAACACACAAAACTTACGAAGAGCAACAAGTTATAACATGGAGGTTGATGGATTGGACTTTGACCCTAATAGCATCGATTGGGAAGACTACATGATGAACACACACATTCCTGGTCTTGTAAACTATGCATTGAAATGA